Genomic segment of Paenibacillus polymyxa:
GTTGTTTGTTTTCTACACGGTCAATAACCACACCGCCACCGGTGAACGGACTCATGGTCATTACATTGATTTCATTAAAGGTCAGCCAGTATTTTACTTTATCCTTATAGCGTGTAAACACCGTTTCGGCATAATTTACGTAATGCTGTATGACTTCACGTCCCAGCCAGCCATTATACTTCTGCGTCAGACCTAGCGGTGTTTCATAATGTGACAATGTTACCAGCGGCTCAATATTATACTTTCGCAGCTCATCAAATACATTGTCGTAGAATTGCAATCCTGCTTCATTTGGCTCGGCATCATAGCCATTCGGGAAAATCCGCGACCAGTGGATGGACATACGGAATACTTTAAAGCCCATTTCAGCGAATAATGCAATATCTTCTTTGTAATGGTGGTAAAAGTCTACACCTTCACGCTTTGGAAAACGTGCATTGACTTTGCCTGCCAAAATGTCTTCGAGTCGTTCGGACGAAATCTCTATAGCGTGATCGTTCTTGCGCTCTGCTTTGGGTACATAGGCAACCATGTCTGCGCTGGACAATCCTTTTCCATCTATGTCAAAAGCACCTTCCAATTGGTTGGCTGCGGTTGCCCCGCCCCACAAGAAGTTTTTCGGAAACCCTTTTAGCGTCTTCGTCATAGTATAAAAACCTCTTTCCGTATTTAAGATTTTTACTTTGGTCAAGTCATCCCATCAAGTGCTGCAAATATGAATCAATACCTAACGATAACCGTTCTCCTTTGAAATGCATTGACAGATACTTTAAAATAGACGTAATGCCTTCATAAGCATCCTAATCGTTGTAACGCGTTTCATGTCAAGAATTTATTTTTTTCTTATGTGAGGAGAAGCACCATGTCGAATCTTGATCAAATTGCAAAACTGGCGGGCTTTTCCAAAGCTACGGTATCCAGAGTATTAAATCAGTCCCCCCATGTTAGTCACGAAACAAGAGCTAAAATTTTGAAAATCATGCAGGAATTAGATTATGTTCCTAATCGAAATGCCATTTCTCTATCCAAGGGTCAGACGCTTCAGATCGGTATCATTACTTCAACTATTAATGAAATTGTTCTCGCTTTTCTGGACAGCTTTGTGGAAGTAGCGGGCCAATATGAATTTCAAACCATTATTTATACTTCGGGAGAAGACAAAAAGAAAGAGCTTCAAGCCTTTGAGGATTTAAAAAGAAAAAGAGTCGATGCGCTGGTCATCATTTCCTGCGTGAATGACACTGATTTTTTGAGCACCTATTGCAAATATGGCCCGATCGTGTCGTGGCAACGAATGGAGCATACCGATATTCGCTCCGTCGCTATGGATCAGTATGAAGGATATATGTTAGCGCTCAAACATTTGATACAAAAAGGCTATACTCGTATAGCCAATGCTTTTGGCCGTCCGAGCAGTATTAATACCCATAGTAGACAACGAGCCTACGAACAGATCATGAGTGAGCACAATCTGCCCGTGTTGCAACACTGGAATCACTCTTCTATTTATAATATCCGTGATGGCGAACAGGTCGTACGGGATCTGTTACAGCATCCGGACGAATTTCCAGAGGCTATTTTATGTGCTAACGATTATGTAGCAGTGGGCATTCTCTGCGAAGCACGCAGACAACAACTGAACGTACCGGAAGATCTAGCAATTGTTGGATTCGATAACACGGAGCTGGCGCATAC
This window contains:
- a CDS encoding LacI family DNA-binding transcriptional regulator produces the protein MSNLDQIAKLAGFSKATVSRVLNQSPHVSHETRAKILKIMQELDYVPNRNAISLSKGQTLQIGIITSTINEIVLAFLDSFVEVAGQYEFQTIIYTSGEDKKKELQAFEDLKRKRVDALVIISCVNDTDFLSTYCKYGPIVSWQRMEHTDIRSVAMDQYEGYMLALKHLIQKGYTRIANAFGRPSSINTHSRQRAYEQIMSEHNLPVLQHWNHSSIYNIRDGEQVVRDLLQHPDEFPEAILCANDYVAVGILCEARRQQLNVPEDLAIVGFDNTELAHTLGITTIQNPIMAQAQNAFFMLSPQLIGRQMKLHSLEYSLIERTTT